The following are encoded in a window of Sutcliffiella horikoshii genomic DNA:
- the yyaC gene encoding spore protease YyaC: MNLKSNFFEKKGGNIRIAHDEVNAYKELALTLQSNLPTSLVYRPIVIVCIGTDRSTGDSLGPLVGTKLHDIKLDHVHVYGTLDDPIHAVNLEEKLAYIQAKHLTPFIIGIDACLGRLKSVGQITIGEGPVMPGAGVKKDLPPVGDMHITGIVNVSGFMEFFVLQNTRLSLVMKMATVVAQSIQELDRAIERKNFLASAARDTEPPFIQTQE, encoded by the coding sequence ATGAATCTTAAATCTAATTTTTTTGAGAAGAAGGGAGGCAATATTCGTATTGCTCATGATGAAGTAAATGCATACAAGGAACTTGCACTTACTTTACAATCCAACCTTCCTACAAGCCTTGTGTACCGCCCCATCGTGATTGTATGCATCGGCACTGACCGGTCAACTGGAGATTCCCTGGGACCACTAGTCGGCACAAAGCTTCACGATATAAAGCTTGATCATGTTCATGTATATGGCACATTAGATGATCCTATACATGCTGTTAATCTAGAAGAGAAGCTCGCATATATCCAGGCAAAGCACCTTACTCCTTTTATTATTGGAATTGATGCCTGTCTTGGAAGATTGAAAAGTGTAGGTCAAATTACTATAGGCGAAGGACCTGTGATGCCTGGAGCTGGAGTAAAGAAGGATTTGCCGCCAGTAGGGGATATGCATATTACAGGAATTGTCAATGTTAGTGGTTTTATGGAGTTCTTCGTTTTACAGAATACGAGATTAAGTCTTGTCATGAAAATGGCAACCGTGGTAGCGCAATCCATTCAAGAATTGGATCGAGCCATTGAACGGAAGAATTTCCTTGCATCTGCTGCCAGGGACACTGAACCACCATTCATTCAAACGCAAGAATAG
- a CDS encoding DUF554 domain-containing protein: MVLLGTIVNGICIVLGTFIGKIFTRIPENTKETVMKIIGLAVFLLGAQMGFKSNEFLIVIISLVVGAVLGEWINLDRKLNNVGNWLESKMGSKQQGSVSKGFVTATLIFVIGAMSVVGSLDSGLRGDHQVLYTKSIIDGFTSIVLTTTLGIGVLFSAIPVMIYQGSIALFATQIDRFVPSDLLELLIFEITATGGVMIMAIGMNIIGVTAIRVANLLPGILVAAALVLVQYFFIM, from the coding sequence GTGGTTTTATTAGGAACCATTGTGAATGGTATATGTATTGTGCTTGGTACATTTATAGGAAAAATCTTCACCCGTATTCCAGAAAATACGAAAGAAACGGTCATGAAAATCATAGGCCTTGCTGTATTTTTACTTGGGGCACAGATGGGTTTTAAAAGTAATGAATTTCTGATTGTCATCATCAGTCTGGTAGTAGGTGCGGTGCTAGGTGAGTGGATCAATCTTGACCGCAAACTGAACAATGTCGGCAATTGGCTGGAAAGTAAGATGGGGTCAAAACAGCAGGGCTCCGTATCAAAGGGATTTGTAACGGCAACGCTCATCTTTGTTATCGGAGCAATGTCGGTTGTCGGTTCTTTGGATAGCGGCCTAAGGGGCGATCATCAGGTCCTGTATACAAAATCTATCATTGATGGCTTCACAAGTATTGTTCTGACCACGACTTTAGGGATCGGGGTTTTGTTTTCTGCCATCCCTGTCATGATATATCAAGGAAGTATCGCTTTATTTGCTACTCAAATTGACCGGTTTGTCCCATCAGATTTACTGGAGTTGCTCATTTTTGAGATCACCGCTACTGGAGGGGTCATGATTATGGCGATTGGAATGAATATCATAGGTGTAACCGCCATTCGAGTGGCCAATTTGCTTCCGGGAATATTAGTAGCAGCCGCTCTTGTACTTGTTCAATACTTTTTTATTATGTGA
- a CDS encoding ParB/RepB/Spo0J family partition protein, with protein sequence MGKGLGKGINALFPSIEASKEEAVQEISIKEVRPNPYQPRKYFEPEAIQELKESILQHGILQPIIVRKSIKGYEIVVGERRFRAAKEAKLSKVPVVIRSLTEQQMMELALLENLQREDLTPIEEAAAYQSLMVKLELTQEQLASRLGKSRPHIANHIRLLSLPKSVQELMNDGKLSMGHGRALLGLKRKEKLKAVIDKVLQEHLNVRQLEQLIQQLNESVPRETKKDPEEKDIFLKDHESVLRERFGTSVFIKRTKNKGKIEIEFFSDDDLNRLLELLAQTEK encoded by the coding sequence ATGGGTAAAGGATTAGGTAAAGGCATAAATGCGCTGTTTCCTTCTATTGAAGCTTCCAAGGAAGAAGCCGTTCAAGAAATCAGTATCAAGGAAGTGCGACCAAACCCCTACCAGCCTCGTAAATACTTTGAGCCAGAAGCTATACAAGAATTGAAAGAATCGATTTTACAACACGGAATCCTTCAACCGATTATTGTTCGCAAAAGTATTAAAGGATACGAAATTGTTGTTGGGGAACGCCGTTTTCGGGCTGCAAAAGAGGCGAAACTGTCTAAAGTTCCTGTAGTAATCCGCTCATTGACGGAACAGCAAATGATGGAACTTGCTCTTTTGGAAAATTTACAGCGTGAGGATCTTACACCGATTGAAGAAGCCGCTGCCTATCAATCCTTAATGGTGAAACTAGAACTGACACAGGAACAGTTAGCAAGCAGGCTTGGAAAAAGCAGACCACATATTGCGAATCATATTCGTTTATTATCCCTTCCAAAATCTGTACAAGAGCTGATGAATGATGGAAAACTTTCCATGGGACACGGCCGTGCATTATTAGGGCTTAAAAGGAAAGAGAAATTAAAAGCGGTCATTGACAAAGTGTTGCAAGAACACTTAAATGTGCGTCAGTTAGAACAGTTGATTCAGCAGTTGAATGAAAGTGTTCCACGTGAAACGAAAAAAGACCCTGAGGAAAAGGATATTTTCCTTAAGGACCACGAATCTGTATTAAGGGAGCGTTTTGGTACTTCTGTTTTTATTAAGCGTACGAAAAATAAGGGTAAAATAGAGATTGAATTCTTCTCTGATGATGACCTGAACAGATTATTAGAATTATTAGCTCAAACAGAAAAATAA
- a CDS encoding ParA family protein, with protein sequence MGRIIAIANQKGGVGKTTTSVNLGACLAYIGKRVLLVDVDPQGNATSGVGIEKAEVHQCIYDILVEDVEAKKAILPTKVENLSIIPATIQLAGAEIELVPTISREVRLKRALDDVKHLFDYIIIDCPPSLGLLTINALTASDAVVIPVQCEYYALEGLSQLLNTVRLVQKHLNKELMIDGVLLTMLDARTNLGIQVIEEVKKYFQDKVYRTIIPRNVRLSEAPSHGEPIIIYDPKSRGAEVYLELAKEVVTHG encoded by the coding sequence ATGGGCAGAATTATTGCTATTGCTAACCAAAAAGGTGGAGTTGGAAAAACGACTACATCCGTTAACTTAGGTGCTTGTTTAGCCTACATTGGTAAAAGAGTGCTTTTAGTAGATGTGGACCCACAAGGAAACGCCACAAGTGGAGTGGGAATCGAAAAAGCAGAAGTCCATCAGTGTATTTATGATATTTTAGTAGAAGATGTGGAAGCAAAGAAGGCGATCCTCCCAACAAAGGTAGAGAACCTTTCCATCATCCCAGCAACCATACAACTCGCAGGTGCAGAAATTGAACTAGTTCCTACTATTTCAAGAGAAGTGCGTTTAAAAAGAGCATTAGATGATGTGAAGCATCTTTTTGACTACATAATCATCGATTGTCCCCCATCTTTGGGCTTATTGACTATCAACGCTTTAACAGCTTCTGATGCAGTTGTGATACCGGTACAATGCGAATATTATGCACTCGAAGGATTAAGTCAGCTATTAAATACGGTAAGACTCGTACAAAAACATTTAAATAAAGAACTTATGATTGATGGTGTCTTGCTTACGATGCTAGATGCCAGAACAAATTTGGGTATTCAAGTAATTGAAGAAGTGAAAAAGTATTTCCAAGATAAAGTGTATCGAACCATTATTCCTCGTAATGTTCGTTTAAGTGAAGCGCCAAGCCATGGAGAACCCATCATTATTTATGATCCAAAGTCACGTGGAGCGGAAGTTTACTTAGAATTAGCAAAGGAAGTGGTGACACATGGGTAA
- the noc gene encoding nucleoid occlusion protein codes for MKSPFSRFFGIGEKEEQEIVEKTDHEKIMQVAVKDIVPNRYQPRTVFVDERIEELSLTIRTHGIIQPIVVRQFDEDKYEIIAGERRWRAVQKLGWETIPAIVKEFNDAETASVALIENLQREELSAIEEAIAYSKLLELHSLTQEALAQRLGKGQSTVANKLRLLKLPSDIQDALLQKKITERHARALIPLKLPEKQVAVLAEILEKQLNVKQTEERVVKMLEAANPKPKAKRKAFSKDMRIAMNTIRQSLTMVNDSGIKLDSQEEETEEYYQFTIRIPKK; via the coding sequence ATGAAGTCTCCGTTCTCTCGTTTTTTTGGAATCGGCGAAAAAGAAGAACAGGAAATAGTAGAAAAGACTGATCATGAAAAAATTATGCAGGTAGCTGTAAAGGACATTGTTCCGAATAGATACCAACCACGTACTGTTTTTGTAGATGAAAGAATTGAAGAGTTATCTCTGACTATCCGGACGCATGGAATTATCCAGCCTATCGTTGTCCGTCAATTTGATGAGGACAAATATGAGATTATTGCTGGAGAACGCCGTTGGAGAGCGGTTCAGAAGCTGGGTTGGGAAACCATTCCTGCCATTGTAAAAGAATTTAACGATGCAGAAACAGCCTCTGTTGCCCTTATTGAGAATCTTCAACGTGAAGAGTTATCGGCAATTGAAGAAGCAATCGCATATTCCAAGCTGTTGGAATTGCATAGTTTGACACAAGAAGCTCTGGCTCAGCGCTTAGGAAAAGGGCAATCCACTGTGGCAAACAAACTTCGTCTTTTAAAGTTGCCTTCTGATATTCAAGATGCCCTTCTACAGAAAAAAATTACAGAGCGTCATGCACGTGCCCTAATTCCGTTAAAGCTACCGGAAAAACAAGTGGCTGTTCTTGCTGAAATTCTTGAAAAACAATTGAATGTCAAGCAAACAGAGGAACGTGTAGTAAAAATGCTTGAAGCTGCCAATCCAAAACCAAAGGCTAAGCGAAAAGCCTTCAGTAAAGATATGCGTATTGCGATGAACACGATCCGTCAATCACTTACAATGGTAAACGACAGCGGCATCAAGCTCGACTCCCAAGAAGAAGAAACCGAAGAATATTACCAATTCACGATCCGCATACCGAAAAAATAA
- the rsmG gene encoding 16S rRNA (guanine(527)-N(7))-methyltransferase RsmG produces the protein MNKEQFISLLEEKGISLSSQQLSQFDTYYKLLVEWNEKMNLTAITDEEEVYLKHFYDSITASFYVDLNQELSLCDVGAGAGFPSIPLKICFPNLKVTIVDSLNKRITFLQNLANELGLKNVHFVHDRAETFGKNADYREKFDLVTARAVARLSVLSELCLPLVKEGGMFVPMKAAAASEELEKGKKALQILGGKLEKVHSFSLPLEESERNILIINKIKSTPKKYPRKPGTPNKQPLE, from the coding sequence ATGAACAAAGAACAATTTATTTCTCTGTTGGAGGAGAAAGGGATTTCCCTTTCTTCTCAACAGCTTTCTCAATTTGATACATATTACAAGCTGCTGGTGGAATGGAATGAAAAGATGAATCTAACTGCCATCACGGATGAGGAAGAGGTTTATCTTAAACATTTCTATGATTCCATTACCGCATCGTTCTATGTGGATTTGAATCAAGAATTATCTCTATGTGATGTAGGAGCCGGTGCAGGTTTTCCAAGCATTCCTCTGAAAATATGTTTTCCAAATTTAAAGGTCACGATTGTGGACTCTTTGAATAAGCGAATTACATTTTTACAAAATCTTGCGAATGAGCTAGGTTTAAAAAATGTCCATTTCGTTCATGACAGAGCGGAAACCTTCGGGAAAAATGCGGACTATCGTGAGAAATTTGACCTTGTCACTGCTAGAGCAGTTGCCCGTTTATCAGTATTAAGCGAACTGTGCCTGCCACTTGTTAAAGAAGGCGGTATGTTTGTACCGATGAAAGCTGCTGCTGCAAGCGAGGAGCTGGAAAAAGGGAAAAAAGCCCTGCAAATATTAGGTGGGAAGTTAGAAAAGGTGCATTCTTTTTCCTTGCCATTAGAGGAAAGCGAAAGAAATATCCTGATCATCAATAAGATTAAATCTACACCGAAGAAGTACCCTCGTAAACCAGGTACACCGAATAAACAACCGTTGGAATAA
- the mnmG gene encoding tRNA uridine-5-carboxymethylaminomethyl(34) synthesis enzyme MnmG, whose translation MEYHAGSYDVIVIGAGHAGVEAGLAAARQGAKTLMVTINLDMVAFMPCNPSVGGPAKGIVVREIDALGGEMGRNIDKTHIQMRMLNTGKGPAVRALRAQADKFLYQHEMKKTIENEENITLLQGMVEKLIVEDGVCKGVITQTGAIYESKTVVITTGTFLRGKIILGELQYLSGPNNQQPSITLSEHLEELGFDLVRFKTGTPPRVNSASIDYSKTEIQPGDDVPRAFSYETTEYITDQLPCWLTYTSAETHQLIDDNLHRSPMYSGMIKGTGPRYCPSIEDKVVRFNDKPRHQIFLEPEGRNTQEVYVQGLSTSLPEDVQRKILSTIPGLENVRMMRAGYAIEYDAIVPTQLWPTLETKKIQNLYTAGQINGTSGYEEAAGQGIMAGINAGRRALGEEDLILSRSDAYIGVLIDDLVTKGTNEPYRLLTSRAEYRLLLRHDNADLRLTEIGHKIGLISPERFAKFEAKKQEIEAEKERLQSIIIKPNEQVQTIIREAGGSELKDGIRAADLLKRPEMTYDHIHQMVPADKEISPDVAEQVEIQVKYEGYIQKSLQQVDRLKKMENKKIPENIDYDDIHGLANEARQKLKEVRPLSVAQASRISGVNPADVSILLVYLEQGRIAKVSNE comes from the coding sequence ATGGAATATCATGCAGGTTCCTATGATGTAATTGTAATTGGTGCTGGTCATGCAGGGGTAGAAGCAGGACTGGCAGCAGCTCGTCAGGGAGCGAAAACGTTAATGGTGACCATCAACCTGGATATGGTTGCTTTTATGCCGTGTAATCCATCTGTAGGCGGTCCTGCCAAAGGAATCGTTGTGCGTGAAATTGATGCGCTTGGTGGAGAAATGGGAAGAAATATTGATAAAACACATATTCAAATGCGTATGTTGAATACGGGTAAAGGCCCTGCGGTACGTGCATTGCGTGCACAGGCCGATAAGTTCCTTTATCAGCATGAAATGAAGAAAACCATCGAAAACGAAGAAAATATCACATTGCTTCAAGGAATGGTCGAAAAGTTAATCGTCGAGGACGGCGTTTGTAAGGGTGTTATCACACAAACAGGTGCCATTTATGAATCCAAGACGGTCGTGATCACGACAGGGACATTCCTTCGCGGAAAAATTATACTAGGAGAACTTCAGTATTTAAGCGGTCCTAATAACCAACAGCCTTCTATCACGCTTTCCGAGCATTTAGAGGAGCTAGGGTTTGACTTGGTACGTTTTAAAACAGGAACCCCTCCACGTGTTAATAGTGCATCCATCGACTACAGTAAAACGGAAATACAACCAGGCGATGATGTACCGCGGGCGTTTTCCTATGAAACAACCGAATACATTACAGATCAGCTACCTTGCTGGTTAACTTATACAAGTGCCGAAACACACCAACTTATTGATGACAACCTTCACCGTTCCCCAATGTACTCTGGAATGATCAAGGGGACCGGGCCTAGGTATTGCCCGTCTATTGAGGATAAAGTGGTGCGGTTCAACGACAAGCCTAGACACCAAATTTTCTTAGAGCCAGAAGGAAGAAATACGCAAGAAGTATATGTGCAGGGACTTTCCACAAGCCTTCCGGAAGATGTGCAACGTAAGATCCTTTCCACTATTCCTGGCCTTGAAAATGTCCGCATGATGCGAGCGGGGTATGCCATTGAATATGATGCCATCGTCCCAACGCAATTATGGCCGACACTTGAAACGAAAAAAATTCAAAACCTTTATACAGCAGGGCAAATTAACGGGACCTCGGGGTATGAGGAAGCGGCCGGGCAAGGAATCATGGCAGGTATCAATGCCGGAAGACGTGCCCTTGGCGAGGAAGATCTTATCTTAAGCCGCTCTGATGCATATATAGGGGTACTGATTGATGACCTGGTAACGAAAGGAACAAATGAACCTTACAGGTTGCTTACTTCCCGTGCAGAATATCGCTTGCTCTTGCGCCATGACAATGCAGACTTGCGTTTAACGGAAATCGGGCATAAAATCGGGCTTATTTCCCCGGAACGATTTGCAAAGTTTGAAGCGAAGAAACAAGAAATTGAAGCAGAAAAAGAACGCCTGCAATCTATCATCATTAAACCGAATGAACAGGTTCAGACCATCATTAGAGAAGCTGGCGGAAGCGAGCTGAAAGATGGCATCAGGGCAGCCGACCTTCTGAAGCGTCCTGAAATGACCTATGATCATATTCATCAGATGGTGCCTGCTGACAAGGAGATTTCTCCTGATGTAGCAGAACAGGTGGAAATTCAGGTGAAATATGAAGGGTATATTCAAAAATCCCTTCAACAAGTTGATCGCTTGAAGAAGATGGAGAATAAGAAAATACCAGAAAACATCGATTACGATGACATTCACGGACTTGCGAACGAAGCAAGGCAGAAGTTAAAAGAAGTACGTCCTTTATCCGTTGCCCAGGCTTCCAGAATATCAGGGGTAAACCCAGCGGACGTATCCATTTTGCTTGTCTATTTGGAACAAGGTCGTATCGCCAAAGTATCCAACGAGTAA